In the genome of Pseudoglutamicibacter cumminsii, one region contains:
- a CDS encoding metal ABC transporter substrate-binding protein has protein sequence MKIVKKLLAGIAVAATAAFGLTACSDSGPAVSGEGKPLKVYATTGYLADAVENIAPNAEVTTMVGPGGDPHTYQPSTKDIETIQKSDLVFWNGLHLEAQMTDLLTSLGDKQVAVGENLPKNLLLDWPEKDDKGNALHDPHVWNSPEAWSLVVKNVADKFAEVDPDNAEKYKANAEGYVKEIDAAVDESRDLLADGKIKPRILVTGHDAFNYFGKTFDLDVHATDFVSTEAKLSAAELSKLAQFIADNKVPVIFQDNQANPQAITSLKEAVRARGWHVEVSKEELFADSLGAEAPMDTYIGALKHNARAVAEALKTSGE, from the coding sequence TTGAAGATCGTCAAGAAACTCCTCGCGGGGATTGCAGTCGCCGCGACTGCGGCATTTGGTCTCACCGCGTGTTCCGACTCCGGCCCTGCCGTGAGCGGTGAGGGCAAGCCGCTTAAGGTTTACGCGACCACCGGGTACCTCGCCGACGCTGTTGAGAACATCGCGCCCAATGCCGAGGTCACGACCATGGTCGGCCCCGGCGGCGACCCGCACACCTACCAGCCGTCAACCAAGGACATCGAGACCATCCAGAAATCAGACCTGGTGTTCTGGAACGGCCTACATCTGGAAGCACAGATGACTGACCTGCTCACGAGCCTCGGCGACAAGCAGGTAGCCGTGGGGGAGAACCTCCCAAAGAACCTCCTGCTGGATTGGCCTGAAAAAGATGACAAGGGCAACGCGCTCCACGACCCACACGTGTGGAACAGCCCTGAAGCGTGGTCGCTCGTCGTAAAAAATGTTGCCGACAAGTTCGCTGAAGTGGACCCGGATAACGCAGAAAAATACAAAGCCAACGCTGAGGGCTACGTCAAAGAGATCGATGCGGCGGTAGATGAGTCACGCGATCTTCTGGCTGACGGGAAGATCAAGCCACGCATCCTCGTCACGGGTCATGACGCGTTCAACTACTTTGGTAAGACATTCGACCTCGATGTGCACGCAACCGACTTCGTCTCAACCGAAGCGAAGCTCAGCGCCGCTGAACTTTCAAAGCTCGCTCAGTTCATTGCTGACAACAAGGTTCCGGTCATCTTCCAGGACAATCAGGCCAACCCTCAAGCAATCACAAGCCTCAAGGAAGCTGTACGAGCTCGCGGCTGGCATGTTGAGGTGTCCAAGGAAGAGCTCTTCGCAGACTCCTTGGGTGCCGAGGCCCCGATGGACACCTACATCGGCGCCCTCAAACACAACGCTCGCGCGGTAGCTGAAGCATTGAAAACCTCAGGAGAATAG
- a CDS encoding penicillin-binding transpeptidase domain-containing protein, with the protein MNPAIRRTWLAVVALFLAILMGTTYVQFIGAEKLNNNALNTRPLMANYDRPRGAILVGGKPIAQSIRTENGPYKYKRTYTDSKLYSGLTGFYSLANGATQLEATQETVLSGTSDDQFFDRLTNLFTGKEDRGADIELTIDPAIQKAAFDAIPDGKKGSVVVTDPRDGRILAMASKPTYDANDLSVQNSDQVSKNRAKLESVPGLSVNWNPAVYDRVSPGSSFKLLTLIAGLETGDFKVDGSYDNPPSWSPPGTKKELKNFSLGICSSQPNKASLSFIVAQSCNTPFAQGVQKIGTEKMKEVTDRFGFGEKPDWLGLAPTSASTWPENPDPAQLAYSSIGQFDVQTTALQMNMVAMGIANDGVIMRPQLIKQVTSPDLRVLKRFKAEEYGRGMSSEVAQDMTKLMREPVKSGTATRARVPGVDLAAKTGTADIGESGKVNGWITGFFPADDPQYAVTVVVKDISYEESAGLSSTIMSKIERAVMKR; encoded by the coding sequence ATGAATCCCGCAATTCGCCGCACATGGCTCGCTGTCGTAGCCCTTTTCTTGGCGATCCTGATGGGCACGACCTACGTACAGTTCATCGGCGCTGAGAAGCTCAACAACAACGCGCTCAATACGCGTCCGCTCATGGCCAACTATGACCGGCCGCGCGGCGCGATTTTGGTTGGTGGCAAACCGATTGCGCAAAGCATCCGGACTGAAAACGGCCCGTACAAGTACAAGCGAACCTACACGGATTCGAAGCTGTACTCCGGCCTGACGGGTTTCTATTCGCTCGCTAACGGCGCTACCCAGCTTGAAGCGACGCAAGAGACGGTCTTGTCTGGCACGTCAGATGATCAGTTCTTCGATCGCTTGACGAATCTTTTCACCGGTAAAGAAGACCGCGGCGCGGACATCGAATTGACGATCGATCCTGCCATCCAGAAGGCCGCCTTTGATGCGATTCCGGACGGCAAAAAGGGCTCGGTTGTTGTTACGGATCCGCGTGACGGCCGCATCCTTGCGATGGCCAGTAAGCCGACGTACGACGCGAACGACCTGTCCGTACAGAACTCTGATCAGGTTTCGAAGAACCGCGCCAAGCTCGAATCTGTTCCGGGGCTGTCGGTCAACTGGAACCCTGCGGTGTATGACCGCGTTTCTCCTGGTTCGTCCTTCAAGCTGCTGACTTTGATCGCTGGTTTGGAGACGGGCGATTTCAAGGTCGATGGGTCTTACGACAATCCGCCGTCGTGGTCACCTCCTGGAACAAAGAAGGAGCTGAAGAACTTCAGTCTCGGTATTTGTTCTTCACAGCCGAATAAGGCGTCGCTTTCGTTCATCGTGGCCCAGTCGTGTAACACCCCGTTTGCTCAGGGTGTTCAGAAGATCGGTACGGAGAAGATGAAGGAAGTCACGGATAGGTTTGGTTTCGGTGAGAAGCCGGACTGGCTTGGCCTGGCCCCAACCTCGGCGTCGACGTGGCCGGAGAACCCTGACCCTGCTCAGCTCGCATACTCCTCGATCGGTCAGTTCGATGTTCAGACGACCGCGTTGCAGATGAACATGGTTGCGATGGGTATCGCGAATGACGGGGTGATCATGCGTCCGCAGTTGATCAAGCAGGTCACGAGCCCTGACCTTCGTGTTTTGAAGCGTTTCAAGGCGGAAGAATATGGCCGCGGCATGAGCTCTGAGGTAGCTCAGGATATGACCAAGCTGATGCGCGAGCCTGTGAAGTCGGGTACCGCAACGCGGGCGCGTGTTCCGGGCGTTGATTTGGCCGCGAAGACGGGTACCGCTGATATCGGTGAATCGGGGAAGGTCAACGGCTGGATCACCGGTTTCTTCCCGGCTGATGACCCTCAATATGCGGTCACGGTTGTTGTCAAAGACATCTCATATGAAGAAAGCGCTGGCTTGTCTAGCACGATCATGAGCAAGATTGAGAGGGCGGTGATGAAGCGATGA
- a CDS encoding FHA domain-containing protein FhaB/FipA, producing the protein MVPLVVTLLRLAFIVFLWILVLIIVMSMRRDLGVGKRTRIQQAGAAAGSSGPAPGMPATPSSPPRQIAHALVVVDGPGVGTSVRLAASPILLGRAQEASLVLADDYASSRHARLFPQGTRWFLEDLGSTNGTYVDEMQLTRAQPVEIGQRIRIGKTVMELRP; encoded by the coding sequence ATGGTCCCCTTGGTAGTGACGCTGTTGCGTCTAGCTTTCATTGTTTTCCTGTGGATCTTGGTCCTCATCATCGTGATGTCGATGCGCCGAGACCTCGGGGTAGGAAAGCGCACACGCATACAGCAAGCAGGCGCCGCAGCAGGGTCTTCCGGCCCCGCCCCCGGAATGCCCGCCACACCATCGTCGCCGCCACGCCAGATCGCGCACGCCCTCGTGGTTGTCGACGGCCCCGGCGTCGGAACCTCAGTGCGTCTAGCGGCGAGCCCAATCCTGCTGGGTCGCGCCCAAGAAGCAAGCCTCGTGCTCGCAGACGACTACGCGTCCTCCCGCCACGCACGCCTATTCCCGCAAGGAACCCGCTGGTTCCTCGAAGACCTCGGCTCAACCAACGGAACCTACGTAGACGAGATGCAGCTGACCCGGGCCCAGCCGGTCGAAATCGGCCAGCGTATCCGCATCGGTAAAACCGTGATGGAGTTGCGCCCATAA
- a CDS encoding metal ABC transporter permease, whose translation MSLIEFFSNHTYRMVFFGTMTIGLVAGALGSFAYLRKQSLISDVISHAALPGTLLAFLTAVGVLGTDGRNMIGLILGAVIVGTIAVLFANGISLTSKIRIDTAMAISLTVFFGGGMLLMRIIANGAYPGKGGIQDYLFGNASVITVADLATSITIGVIVVALMLVFWKEFTLRSFDPDHSTVLGFRARTIDTLMFVTIVIATVIGVKAVGLVLMVAFVVTPPAAARQWTRTLPSMVALSAVIGGVGSGVGAYLSIVLGKVPTGPLIVLTLFAIFLVSLLFAPRRSIITRAVSRARARAHLKRELLHEGNLHEGSRP comes from the coding sequence GTGAGCCTCATAGAATTCTTCAGCAACCACACCTACCGGATGGTGTTTTTCGGAACCATGACCATCGGGCTCGTAGCCGGTGCGCTCGGATCCTTCGCCTACCTGCGTAAACAGTCGCTCATCAGCGATGTGATCTCGCACGCCGCGCTGCCAGGTACGCTGCTCGCGTTCCTCACCGCAGTCGGTGTGCTGGGCACCGATGGACGCAACATGATCGGGCTGATCCTGGGCGCGGTCATCGTCGGAACCATCGCCGTGCTGTTCGCCAACGGCATCAGCCTCACCTCCAAAATCCGCATCGACACCGCGATGGCCATCTCGCTCACCGTGTTTTTCGGCGGCGGGATGCTACTCATGCGCATCATCGCCAATGGCGCCTACCCAGGCAAAGGCGGCATCCAGGACTACCTGTTCGGCAACGCGTCAGTGATCACCGTTGCGGACCTCGCAACCAGCATCACCATCGGGGTGATCGTTGTGGCACTCATGCTGGTGTTCTGGAAAGAGTTCACACTGCGGAGCTTCGACCCGGACCACTCCACGGTGCTCGGGTTCAGGGCGCGCACGATCGACACGCTCATGTTCGTGACTATCGTCATCGCGACCGTCATCGGTGTGAAGGCTGTCGGGCTCGTCCTCATGGTCGCATTCGTGGTGACCCCGCCAGCGGCCGCCAGACAATGGACACGCACACTGCCAAGCATGGTCGCTTTGTCCGCCGTAATTGGCGGCGTCGGCAGTGGAGTGGGAGCCTACCTGTCGATCGTGCTCGGGAAAGTGCCAACCGGCCCGCTCATCGTGCTCACACTGTTCGCGATCTTCCTGGTTTCGCTTCTGTTCGCGCCGCGCCGCAGCATCATCACCCGGGCCGTATCGCGCGCCCGTGCCCGCGCACACCTCAAACGCGAACTCTTGCACGAAGGGAACCTGCATGAAGGGAGCCGGCCGTGA
- a CDS encoding PP2C family protein-serine/threonine phosphatase, translating into MALYFDFAAHSDVGCVRRKNDDSGYAGRHFAVVADGMGGHVGGDVASASTVLDLVHLDRADVEDPDTILADEIQSANIILNELVEQNPKLSGMGTTVSAILLNDSKLHLAHIGDSRAYRLRNDTWEQITKDHTFVEKLLSEGRITEDEAKVHPHRNVIMRVLGDSDASPELDMAVIPATAGERWMLCSDGVNAVVSEEETEEIVRTASTPREAADRLVERTLELGSPDNVTVVVVDIVDDAESPPSEEFSSTDEPSPDTGQIEVARGGDLAANQALLRYEMANRPHELVGAAQLATESGQIPIVTQRSGERRAAALLQHRSSERERQLALAALEEEPSKRRFGWVLPTTLVVLILILVTGGYLGYAWTQTQYYVGVHQGKVAMFKGISQDLGPIKMSSVDTESKVPLEALPEYTQTQLKNGIATQSRKDAQQILHDVRITAQQSCPVVAPSPAESGGADGSAGSSSGSGTVEHAVPEWCDELRGDIQ; encoded by the coding sequence ATGGCTCTGTATTTCGACTTCGCCGCCCACTCCGACGTGGGGTGTGTGCGCCGCAAGAATGACGACTCCGGGTACGCGGGGCGTCACTTCGCCGTGGTCGCTGACGGCATGGGCGGGCACGTCGGAGGCGACGTCGCCTCCGCATCGACGGTCCTAGACCTTGTTCATTTGGACCGCGCCGATGTCGAGGATCCAGACACGATCCTCGCCGACGAGATCCAGTCGGCCAACATCATCCTCAACGAACTCGTTGAACAAAACCCCAAGCTTTCCGGCATGGGCACCACCGTGAGCGCGATCCTGCTGAACGATTCCAAGCTCCACCTCGCCCACATCGGCGACTCGCGGGCGTACCGCCTGCGCAACGACACGTGGGAACAGATCACCAAGGACCACACGTTCGTTGAGAAGCTACTTTCTGAAGGCCGCATCACCGAAGACGAAGCGAAAGTTCACCCGCACCGCAACGTGATCATGCGTGTTCTGGGAGACTCTGACGCGTCCCCTGAACTCGATATGGCGGTCATCCCAGCAACTGCCGGGGAACGCTGGATGCTGTGCTCTGACGGCGTGAACGCTGTGGTTTCCGAGGAGGAAACCGAAGAGATCGTCCGGACTGCCTCGACCCCGCGGGAAGCCGCGGACCGCCTCGTAGAGCGGACCCTGGAGCTTGGCTCACCGGATAACGTCACCGTCGTAGTTGTAGACATTGTTGACGATGCGGAATCCCCGCCGTCTGAAGAGTTCAGTAGCACTGATGAGCCTTCGCCTGACACGGGCCAGATCGAGGTTGCCCGCGGCGGTGACCTCGCCGCGAACCAGGCACTGTTGCGTTACGAGATGGCGAACCGCCCGCACGAGCTGGTTGGTGCCGCGCAGCTCGCTACCGAGTCTGGACAGATCCCGATCGTGACGCAGCGTTCGGGCGAGCGACGCGCGGCAGCGTTGCTTCAGCATCGTTCTTCCGAGCGTGAGCGGCAGCTGGCTTTGGCTGCTCTCGAGGAGGAGCCTTCTAAACGTCGCTTCGGATGGGTTCTGCCAACAACGCTCGTGGTTTTGATCTTGATCCTCGTGACAGGCGGCTATTTGGGCTACGCGTGGACTCAAACCCAGTACTACGTGGGGGTCCACCAGGGCAAGGTCGCGATGTTTAAGGGCATCTCTCAGGACTTAGGCCCTATCAAGATGTCGAGTGTGGATACCGAATCGAAGGTTCCGCTCGAGGCCTTGCCTGAATACACGCAAACGCAGTTGAAGAACGGTATCGCTACGCAGTCCCGCAAGGACGCCCAGCAGATTCTGCACGATGTTCGCATCACGGCCCAGCAGTCGTGCCCGGTGGTTGCACCGTCGCCTGCCGAGAGCGGCGGAGCTGACGGTTCTGCGGGGTCATCTAGTGGCAGCGGAACCGTGGAGCACGCGGTACCTGAGTGGTGTGATGAGTTGCGTGGTGATATTCAGTGA
- a CDS encoding protein kinase domain-containing protein → MRPSTGMVLGSRYKLTDRIAIGGMGEVWKALDDVLGRVVAIKILKEEYMGDPGFRERFRAEARHTALLNNDGIANVFDYGEADGSAYLVMELVPGEPLSTIIERERRLNSDFTLSVIAQTARALGAAHARGLVHRDVKPGNLLIMPSGKVKITDFGIARLADQVPLTATGQVMGTAQYLAPEQATGQQATGQSDLYSLGVIGYECLAGRRPFTGESQIAIALAQVNDKPPALPDTVDVPVQALIMSMLAKDPLDRPANASKLAIAADALRAGRVADAVAAVPGMKLLLDQAAGDSNDAPTAATTIVGAQDSNPTTSQLPAVGPATSVAATAGSASPAYAAGAAGGGSGPVDPDDDQGEDGEGKKPWLWWVIGLLVAALIVAGAIVIPKLTGGSADPSSSPSESVSETESESESESESESEKDTVTVAKADYLGEPYEKVMSELEGLGFDVDAEPRRVASESDAARVVDINPTGELEKGSRIVIYYGSYTSPQPAPSPTQRPTPSQTESPSETEQPSETEQPTETTAPPSESDTPSEEPTRSGPQQTGRPLPSTDPPKNN, encoded by the coding sequence ATGAGGCCATCGACTGGAATGGTTCTTGGAAGCCGCTATAAGCTCACTGACCGCATTGCGATCGGCGGTATGGGTGAGGTTTGGAAAGCTCTAGACGATGTCTTGGGCCGGGTTGTTGCCATCAAGATCCTCAAAGAGGAGTACATGGGCGACCCGGGTTTCCGGGAGCGTTTCCGGGCTGAGGCGCGGCATACGGCTCTGCTCAATAATGACGGTATCGCTAACGTTTTCGATTACGGCGAGGCCGATGGTTCCGCGTATTTGGTGATGGAGCTGGTTCCTGGGGAGCCGCTTTCGACCATCATCGAGCGTGAGCGCCGTTTGAACTCTGATTTCACGCTTTCGGTGATCGCTCAGACTGCGCGTGCGTTGGGGGCTGCGCATGCGCGTGGTTTGGTGCACCGCGATGTGAAGCCGGGCAACTTGTTGATCATGCCTTCGGGCAAGGTCAAGATCACGGATTTCGGTATTGCGCGCTTGGCTGATCAGGTTCCGTTGACTGCGACGGGCCAGGTCATGGGTACGGCTCAGTATCTGGCGCCGGAGCAGGCTACGGGTCAGCAGGCCACGGGTCAGTCTGATCTGTATTCGTTGGGTGTTATCGGCTATGAGTGCCTTGCTGGGCGGCGTCCGTTCACGGGTGAGTCGCAGATCGCGATCGCGTTGGCGCAGGTGAACGATAAGCCTCCTGCCCTGCCGGACACGGTTGATGTTCCGGTTCAGGCGCTCATCATGTCGATGTTGGCTAAGGATCCGCTGGATCGTCCGGCTAATGCTTCGAAGTTGGCTATCGCTGCTGATGCTTTGCGTGCGGGCCGTGTGGCTGATGCGGTTGCTGCTGTGCCTGGTATGAAGCTGCTTTTGGATCAGGCTGCAGGTGACTCGAATGATGCGCCGACGGCGGCGACGACCATTGTCGGTGCACAGGATTCGAATCCGACGACGTCGCAGTTGCCTGCTGTGGGGCCGGCAACTAGTGTTGCTGCGACAGCGGGGTCCGCTTCTCCGGCTTATGCCGCGGGTGCGGCTGGCGGTGGTTCTGGCCCGGTAGATCCAGATGATGATCAGGGTGAAGATGGCGAAGGCAAGAAGCCGTGGCTGTGGTGGGTCATTGGCCTGCTTGTTGCCGCTTTGATTGTCGCGGGCGCGATTGTAATTCCTAAGTTGACTGGTGGTTCAGCGGATCCGAGCTCGTCTCCGAGTGAGTCTGTTTCGGAGACGGAATCCGAATCTGAGTCGGAGTCTGAATCGGAATCCGAGAAGGACACCGTCACGGTCGCGAAGGCTGACTATCTCGGCGAACCGTACGAAAAAGTCATGTCGGAACTTGAGGGCCTTGGCTTCGATGTTGACGCTGAGCCTCGTAGAGTTGCGTCGGAGTCTGATGCGGCCCGTGTTGTAGATATCAACCCGACGGGCGAGCTTGAAAAGGGCTCCCGCATCGTGATCTATTACGGTTCTTACACGTCGCCGCAACCGGCTCCTTCGCCGACGCAACGACCTACTCCGTCGCAGACTGAGAGCCCGAGCGAAACTGAGCAGCCGAGCGAGACTGAGCAACCAACGGAGACCACGGCTCCGCCTTCAGAGTCGGATACTCCGAGCGAAGAACCAACAAGAAGTGGCCCGCAGCAGACGGGCAGACCGTTGCCATCCACTGACCCTCCGAAGAATAACTGA
- a CDS encoding FhaA domain-containing protein encodes MGIVRGFEKGLERLVSRAFRGNSNGTIKPVEIANLIRNTMDDESFSISEGRTVAPHSFTVRLGTDAFAQAREWGTALAQELADVALEHAQRQDYSLRDAVTVTFRKDESLRPTKIEVDASLGGTKAPTTPRPRPAARPHLTSAEQQASTQHIRPNTNRTPVIELDGNRYALSADTVVMGRAGDAGLHINDQGASRRHAEIIRRGDRMFVRDLGSTNGTYVNGTRIQGEEELLDGTIIAIGHARLTFSWQNAPEGMS; translated from the coding sequence GTGGGAATTGTCAGAGGATTCGAAAAAGGACTAGAACGACTCGTTTCACGCGCCTTCCGCGGGAACTCCAACGGGACCATCAAACCCGTAGAGATCGCCAACCTGATCCGCAACACGATGGATGACGAATCTTTCTCCATCTCCGAAGGCCGCACCGTTGCGCCGCACTCCTTCACGGTCCGGCTCGGCACAGACGCGTTCGCCCAAGCACGCGAATGGGGCACCGCACTCGCGCAAGAACTCGCTGACGTCGCACTCGAACACGCGCAGCGCCAAGACTATTCGCTCCGCGACGCCGTCACCGTGACGTTCCGCAAAGATGAGTCCCTTCGACCAACCAAAATCGAAGTCGACGCGTCCCTCGGCGGCACCAAAGCGCCAACCACGCCGCGGCCCCGCCCAGCTGCACGGCCACACCTCACCTCCGCGGAACAACAAGCAAGCACGCAGCACATCCGGCCCAACACCAACCGGACCCCCGTCATCGAGCTCGACGGCAACCGTTACGCGTTGAGCGCCGACACCGTCGTCATGGGGCGCGCAGGTGACGCCGGTCTGCACATCAACGACCAAGGCGCCTCCCGCCGCCACGCCGAAATCATCCGCCGTGGCGACCGCATGTTCGTCCGCGACCTCGGTTCCACCAACGGAACCTACGTCAACGGAACCCGTATTCAAGGTGAAGAAGAGTTGCTCGACGGCACGATCATCGCGATCGGTCACGCCCGCCTGACCTTCTCTTGGCAAAACGCCCCCGAAGGAATGAGCTAA
- a CDS encoding FtsW/RodA/SpoVE family cell cycle protein, producing MSVAVNHVKKQPTRRNTELFLLILALGVTAMAEFLVSSTAGASWNDQAWLPHVAVLGVFGLGVNISLRIWAKYADPYILPLLVALNGIGLAMIHRLDLAGPPELATAAQSQLLYSGVGMASAVLVLWVIRDHRVLRKFTYLWLAISVVLLLLPMIPGLGYADYGARIWIRIGSFSIQPGEFAKVTLAIFFASYLASKRDLILLAGRKIGSLQLPRFRDMAPMLIAWCIAMGIMVLQTDLGSALMFFGLFMIMIYVATGRISWILIGGGLVALGGIFAYMFMGHVRARFDIWLDAFNPDLYYRNPGGSYQVVQGLFGMAHGGLGGTGLGAGSPERIPVAKSDMIYAALGEELGLVGLFAIVMLFFLFVSRGIRAGLGARDGFGKLLATGLAFATAFQFFIVTGGVLRLIPLTGLTTPFMSAGGSSLLANWVLAALLLLISHNARRPSTGGLLSSDDDSLLASKLSAPKKPSALDAREDSREDASSTAGGVTSA from the coding sequence GTGAGCGTCGCCGTGAATCACGTGAAGAAGCAGCCAACGCGCCGTAACACCGAGCTCTTCCTGCTTATTTTGGCGTTGGGCGTCACTGCGATGGCGGAGTTTTTGGTTTCGTCGACCGCGGGCGCCTCATGGAACGATCAAGCGTGGCTTCCACACGTTGCCGTCTTGGGTGTATTCGGCTTGGGCGTCAACATTTCTTTGCGCATCTGGGCTAAATATGCCGATCCATACATATTGCCGTTGCTGGTGGCTTTGAACGGTATTGGCCTGGCGATGATCCACCGCTTGGATCTTGCTGGACCGCCGGAATTAGCTACCGCCGCGCAATCTCAGCTTTTATATTCCGGTGTTGGCATGGCTTCCGCTGTGCTTGTTTTGTGGGTCATCCGCGATCACCGCGTGCTTCGCAAGTTCACATACCTGTGGCTCGCGATCTCGGTTGTGCTCTTGTTGCTACCGATGATCCCCGGCCTCGGCTATGCCGACTATGGGGCACGAATCTGGATCCGCATCGGATCTTTCTCGATCCAGCCGGGCGAGTTCGCGAAGGTTACCCTCGCGATCTTCTTTGCAAGCTACTTGGCGTCAAAACGCGACCTGATCCTGCTGGCGGGCCGAAAAATCGGCTCGCTCCAGTTACCGCGCTTCCGCGACATGGCGCCGATGCTGATTGCATGGTGCATCGCGATGGGCATCATGGTCCTGCAAACCGACCTCGGTAGCGCGCTCATGTTCTTCGGCCTGTTCATGATCATGATTTACGTGGCTACCGGCCGTATCTCGTGGATCCTTATCGGCGGCGGCCTCGTGGCACTCGGCGGCATTTTCGCATACATGTTCATGGGTCACGTGCGTGCGCGCTTCGATATCTGGCTCGACGCGTTCAACCCTGACCTGTACTACCGCAATCCAGGCGGTAGCTATCAGGTTGTTCAAGGTCTGTTCGGCATGGCACACGGTGGGCTTGGGGGAACCGGCCTAGGCGCTGGCTCTCCAGAACGCATCCCTGTCGCCAAGTCAGACATGATCTACGCTGCGCTCGGTGAAGAGCTGGGTCTCGTGGGCTTGTTCGCGATCGTGATGCTGTTCTTCTTGTTTGTTTCCCGCGGGATCCGGGCCGGCTTGGGTGCACGCGACGGCTTCGGGAAGCTCCTCGCTACCGGTTTGGCTTTCGCTACGGCATTCCAGTTCTTCATCGTGACTGGTGGCGTTTTGCGCCTCATCCCGCTCACAGGTCTGACCACTCCGTTCATGTCAGCAGGTGGTTCCTCGCTGCTCGCTAACTGGGTCCTTGCTGCGTTGCTGTTGCTCATCAGCCATAACGCTCGCCGCCCATCGACGGGTGGCCTGCTCAGCAGCGACGATGATTCGTTGCTCGCAAGCAAGCTTTCCGCTCCGAAAAAGCCCTCGGCGCTCGATGCCCGCGAGGACTCACGTGAAGATGCCAGCTCAACCGCAGGAGGTGTTACGTCAGCATGA
- a CDS encoding metal ABC transporter ATP-binding protein, with protein sequence MTDLVAPACSTHSLSVAYDAVPVLRNVDFTVPQGVVMGIVGPNGAGKSTLIKAMLGLVKPLTGTSEFFGQPLSRARKRVGYMPQTTSVDWDFPTTVLDVVTMGTYGSLGWIRRPGKKERARAVAALEQTGIADLASRQIGELSGGQRQRVFLARTLVQAPDLYFMDEPFQGIDAKSQQAIVSVLHTLRKQGKTVVIVHHDLATVREYCDHVTLLNRRIIASGPAEQAFTRENIRVAYEVTATDDAFLEFTS encoded by the coding sequence GTGACAGATCTCGTCGCTCCCGCGTGCAGTACCCACAGCCTCTCGGTTGCTTACGATGCGGTGCCCGTTCTGCGCAACGTGGACTTCACGGTGCCGCAAGGAGTTGTTATGGGCATCGTTGGGCCAAACGGTGCAGGGAAATCGACCCTCATCAAAGCGATGCTTGGCCTCGTGAAACCGCTGACGGGAACCTCCGAGTTTTTCGGACAGCCGCTTTCGCGTGCGCGGAAACGAGTCGGGTACATGCCACAAACCACGAGTGTGGACTGGGACTTCCCAACCACGGTGCTCGATGTGGTCACGATGGGAACGTACGGATCGCTCGGTTGGATTCGTCGGCCGGGAAAGAAGGAACGAGCCCGCGCGGTCGCTGCCCTCGAACAGACCGGGATCGCTGATCTTGCTTCGCGGCAGATCGGTGAACTTTCCGGTGGGCAGCGCCAGCGGGTGTTCCTCGCCCGCACACTGGTGCAAGCTCCGGACCTGTATTTCATGGACGAACCGTTCCAAGGCATCGATGCGAAAAGCCAGCAAGCTATCGTCTCGGTCCTGCACACGCTCCGGAAGCAAGGCAAAACGGTCGTGATCGTGCACCACGACCTCGCAACCGTGCGCGAATACTGCGACCACGTGACCCTGCTGAACCGCCGCATCATCGCCTCCGGGCCGGCAGAACAGGCGTTCACGCGGGAGAACATCCGCGTCGCCTACGAGGTCACGGCAACAGACGATGCGTTCCTGGAGTTCACATCGTGA